In one window of Cupriavidus necator N-1 DNA:
- a CDS encoding rhodanese-like domain-containing protein — MNFFADYNNLALIALAVVSGGLLAWPAISRSTRGKTVNTAAATQLINKRGAVVVDIREPAEYAKGHLPQAKSAPLADLPSRAAGLAKDKAAPIIVVCQTGQRSGKAQAALKEAGYSEIYALEGGIAAWQQAGLPLVK; from the coding sequence GTGAATTTCTTCGCCGACTACAACAACCTCGCTCTGATCGCCCTCGCCGTGGTCTCGGGCGGCCTGCTGGCCTGGCCCGCGATTTCGCGCAGCACCCGCGGCAAGACCGTCAATACGGCCGCCGCGACCCAGCTGATCAACAAGCGCGGCGCGGTCGTGGTCGACATCCGCGAGCCCGCCGAGTATGCCAAGGGTCACCTGCCCCAAGCCAAGAGCGCGCCGCTGGCCGACCTGCCCTCGCGCGCGGCCGGCCTTGCAAAGGACAAGGCTGCCCCCATCATCGTCGTGTGCCAGACCGGCCAGCGCTCGGGCAAGGCCCAGGCAGCGTTGAAGGAAGCCGGTTACAGTGAGATCTACGCGCTCGAGGGCGGCATCGCCGCCTGGCAGCAGGCAGGCCTGCCGCTGGTGAAGTAA
- the grxC gene encoding glutaredoxin 3, which yields MARVVMYSTVVCPYCLMAERLLKSKGVEMIEKILIDREPGKREEMMARTGRRTVPQIYIDETHVGGFDDLSALDRQGGLVPLLAA from the coding sequence ATGGCCCGTGTCGTCATGTACAGCACCGTTGTGTGCCCGTATTGCCTGATGGCTGAACGCCTGCTCAAGTCCAAGGGCGTGGAAATGATCGAGAAGATCCTGATCGACCGCGAACCCGGCAAGCGTGAAGAGATGATGGCCCGTACTGGTCGCCGCACCGTGCCGCAGATCTACATCGACGAGACCCACGTGGGCGGCTTCGACGACCTCTCGGCGCTGGACCGCCAGGGCGGCCTGGTGCCGCTGCTGGCTGCCTGA
- the secB gene encoding protein-export chaperone SecB — translation MSDQQNTQQDDQPFFNIQRVYLKDMSLEQPNSPGIFLESEAPSVEVQVNVGASQLQEGIFEVVVTGTVTTKVQDKVAFLVEAHQAGIFDIRNVPVEQLDPLLGIACPTILYPYLRGNIADVITRAGFQAIHLSEINFQALYEQRLQAAMEEAQGAEGGNSGIVMPDGSQARH, via the coding sequence ATGAGCGACCAGCAAAACACCCAGCAGGACGATCAACCCTTCTTCAACATCCAGCGCGTCTACCTGAAAGACATGTCGCTGGAGCAGCCCAATTCGCCCGGCATCTTCCTGGAATCGGAAGCCCCGTCGGTGGAAGTGCAGGTCAACGTCGGCGCTTCGCAGCTGCAGGAAGGGATCTTCGAGGTGGTGGTGACGGGCACCGTGACGACCAAGGTGCAGGACAAGGTTGCCTTCCTGGTGGAAGCGCACCAGGCCGGCATCTTCGATATCCGCAACGTGCCGGTGGAGCAGCTGGACCCGCTGCTGGGCATCGCCTGCCCGACCATCCTGTACCCGTACCTGCGCGGCAATATCGCTGACGTGATCACCCGCGCCGGCTTCCAGGCCATCCACCTGTCGGAAATCAACTTCCAGGCGCTGTATGAGCAACGTCTGCAGGCCGCCATGGAAGAAGCCCAGGGTGCCGAAGGTGGCAACAGCGGCATCGTGATGCCCGACGGCAGCCAGGCCCGCCACTGA
- a CDS encoding NAD(P)H-dependent glycerol-3-phosphate dehydrogenase yields the protein MKLTFLGAGAWGTALASHAAATNDVVLWGRDPAQLAAIAATRENAAYLPGVTLSGRLAVQADFEQAVAHAADDADGIVVVATPVAGLREMTRRLAARSARPVSMLWLCKGFESGTHLLPHQMVRAELDAAGRTEGFAYGVLTGPSFAREVALGLPCALTVAGNEPSLAERAQAAFHHHAMRIYGSDDLTGVEVGGAVKNVLAIATGASDGLGLGLNARAALVTRGLAEMTRLGLALGGRVETFMGLAGVGDLILTATGDLSRNRKVGQQLAAGQSLEQILAGLGHVAERRALRPGGGRAGRHARRRDADRPRGLRGAVHGLSAADAVAQLLQRDARDE from the coding sequence ATGAAACTGACCTTCCTCGGTGCCGGTGCCTGGGGCACCGCCCTCGCCAGCCATGCCGCGGCCACCAACGACGTGGTGCTGTGGGGACGCGATCCCGCGCAGCTCGCGGCGATTGCGGCCACGCGTGAGAACGCCGCCTACCTGCCCGGCGTGACGCTGTCCGGGCGGCTGGCGGTGCAGGCGGATTTCGAGCAGGCCGTGGCGCATGCCGCCGACGATGCCGACGGCATTGTGGTGGTGGCAACGCCGGTGGCGGGCTTGCGCGAGATGACGCGCCGGCTGGCCGCGCGCAGCGCCAGGCCGGTGTCGATGCTGTGGTTGTGCAAGGGCTTCGAGTCTGGCACCCACCTGCTGCCGCACCAGATGGTGCGGGCCGAGCTCGATGCCGCCGGGCGCACCGAGGGCTTTGCCTACGGCGTGCTGACCGGCCCCAGCTTCGCGCGCGAGGTGGCGCTGGGGCTGCCGTGCGCGCTGACCGTGGCGGGCAACGAGCCGTCGCTGGCCGAACGCGCGCAGGCGGCTTTCCACCATCACGCGATGCGCATCTACGGCAGCGACGACCTGACCGGCGTGGAAGTCGGCGGTGCGGTCAAGAACGTGCTGGCCATTGCCACCGGCGCCAGCGACGGGCTGGGCCTGGGCCTGAACGCGCGCGCCGCGCTGGTGACGCGCGGGCTGGCCGAGATGACGCGCCTGGGGCTGGCGCTGGGCGGCCGGGTCGAGACCTTCATGGGCCTGGCCGGCGTGGGCGACCTGATCCTGACCGCCACCGGCGACCTGTCGCGCAACCGCAAGGTCGGCCAGCAGCTGGCGGCGGGGCAGAGCCTGGAGCAGATCCTGGCCGGGCTGGGCCACGTCGCCGAAAGGCGTGCGCTGCGCCCAGGCGGTGGCCGAGCTGGCCGCCACGCACGGCGTCGAGATGCCGATCGCCCGCGCGGTCTGCGCGGTGCTGTTCACGGGCTGAGCGCCGCCGATGCGGTGGCGCAGCTGCTGCAGCGCGACGCGCGCGACGAATGA
- a CDS encoding Bug family tripartite tricarboxylate transporter substrate binding protein has protein sequence MPTRRQALIALAAACAAGTSGSVFAQPWPARPIRMVVPFPPGSSPDLIARIVTEKLAAALGQPVVVENRPGAGGNIGTGMVARAAPDGYTLLFTINGPLVTAPTLSRNLNYDPFRQLAPVTLVATSPNVLVVDARLPVHNLREFVALARSKPAELNYGSPGNGSASHLAMEQLKAMAGIDLQHVPYPGFPQITTAMVGGQVQAGFMVPAIAMPQVNAGKLRVLAVTTTGRTAVLPSVPTVAESGYPGFEAISWQAVLAPAGTPQAVIDRLYRELVAIIGSADVRDKMRAQYFVPAGTAPASLRQTMVSEKARWDKVIRAAGVQPE, from the coding sequence ATGCCCACACGACGACAAGCGCTGATCGCGCTGGCGGCTGCCTGCGCCGCCGGGACTTCCGGCAGCGTCTTCGCCCAACCCTGGCCCGCGCGGCCGATCCGCATGGTGGTGCCGTTCCCGCCGGGCTCGTCGCCCGACTTGATCGCGCGCATCGTGACCGAAAAGCTGGCCGCCGCGCTGGGCCAGCCGGTGGTGGTGGAAAACCGTCCCGGCGCCGGCGGCAATATCGGCACCGGCATGGTGGCGCGCGCCGCCCCCGATGGCTATACGCTGCTGTTCACCATCAACGGCCCGCTGGTGACCGCGCCGACGCTGTCGCGCAACCTGAACTACGACCCGTTCCGCCAGCTGGCGCCGGTCACGCTGGTGGCGACCTCGCCCAACGTGCTGGTGGTGGATGCGCGCCTGCCGGTGCACAACCTGCGCGAGTTCGTCGCGCTGGCACGGTCGAAGCCGGCTGAGCTGAACTATGGCTCGCCCGGCAACGGCAGCGCCTCGCACCTGGCGATGGAGCAACTGAAGGCGATGGCGGGCATCGACCTCCAGCACGTGCCGTACCCCGGCTTCCCGCAGATCACCACGGCGATGGTGGGCGGGCAGGTGCAGGCGGGCTTCATGGTGCCGGCGATCGCGATGCCGCAGGTCAACGCGGGCAAGCTGCGCGTGCTGGCCGTGACCACCACGGGGCGCACGGCGGTGTTGCCGTCGGTGCCGACGGTGGCGGAATCCGGCTACCCGGGCTTCGAGGCGATTTCCTGGCAGGCGGTGCTGGCGCCGGCGGGCACGCCGCAGGCTGTGATCGACCGGCTCTACCGCGAGCTGGTGGCGATCATCGGCAGCGCCGACGTGCGCGACAAGATGCGCGCGCAGTATTTCGTGCCGGCCGGTACCGCGCCAGCCTCGCTGCGCCAGACCATGGTGAGCGAGAAGGCACGCTGGGACAAGGTGATCCGCGCCGCCGGCGTGCAGCCGGAGTAG
- the trmL gene encoding tRNA (uridine(34)/cytosine(34)/5-carboxymethylaminomethyluridine(34)-2'-O)-methyltransferase TrmL — MFNVVLVEPEIPPNTGNVIRLCANTGAQLHLVKPLGFPLEDARMRRAGLDYHEYATMRVHESWDALMASEQPDPARMFALTTRGSTPFGQVAFRPGDWFVFGPETRGLSPERRDWFPPAQRIRLPMRPDNRSLNLSNTVAVVVFEAWRQNGFEGGS; from the coding sequence ATGTTCAATGTCGTCCTGGTCGAACCGGAAATCCCGCCCAATACCGGCAATGTGATCCGCCTGTGCGCCAACACCGGCGCGCAGCTGCACTTGGTCAAACCCCTGGGCTTTCCGCTGGAAGACGCGCGCATGCGCCGCGCGGGACTGGATTACCACGAGTACGCCACCATGCGCGTGCATGAAAGCTGGGACGCGCTGATGGCCAGCGAGCAGCCCGACCCGGCGCGCATGTTCGCGCTGACCACGCGCGGCTCGACGCCGTTCGGCCAGGTGGCGTTCCGGCCCGGGGACTGGTTCGTGTTCGGTCCCGAGACGCGCGGGCTATCACCGGAGCGGCGCGACTGGTTCCCGCCCGCGCAGCGCATCCGGCTGCCGATGCGGCCCGACAACCGCAGCCTGAACCTGTCGAACACGGTCGCCGTGGTGGTGTTCGAGGCGTGGCGCCAGAACGGGTTCGAAGGCGGCAGCTGA
- a CDS encoding ComF family protein produces MLLQRQRDTGSQRALDLAARQVNLRGAFRLARAVRLDGLHVALVDDVMTSGATMHEAASVLKAHGAARVSVSVIVALRTP; encoded by the coding sequence GTGCTGCTGCAGCGCCAGCGCGACACCGGCAGCCAGCGCGCGCTGGACCTGGCCGCCCGGCAGGTGAACCTGCGCGGCGCCTTCCGGCTGGCGCGCGCCGTGCGGCTGGACGGCCTGCACGTGGCGCTGGTGGACGATGTGATGACTTCCGGCGCCACCATGCACGAAGCCGCCAGCGTGCTCAAGGCGCATGGCGCGGCCCGCGTCAGCGTCAGCGTGATCGTCGCGCTGCGCACGCCGTAG
- a CDS encoding ComF family protein, giving the protein MNAAAAPDGLRPDGKYTRAPRWLPAPPARCWPACALALGRHFHCPAITPTRWGDYASPQDQLVLALKFGHALPLAGWLAARLAAGLPGAWAGARPAPPDLIAPIPLSPQRLAARGFNQAWEIARPLARHLGLRPTRCCCSASATPAASARWTWPPGR; this is encoded by the coding sequence ATGAACGCGGCCGCGGCGCCCGATGGGCTGCGGCCGGACGGCAAGTATACGCGCGCGCCGCGCTGGCTGCCGGCGCCGCCGGCAAGGTGCTGGCCGGCCTGCGCGCTGGCGCTGGGGCGCCACTTCCACTGCCCGGCGATCACGCCCACACGCTGGGGCGACTACGCGTCGCCCCAGGACCAGCTGGTGCTGGCGCTCAAGTTCGGCCACGCGCTGCCACTGGCGGGCTGGCTCGCGGCCCGGCTGGCCGCGGGGCTGCCGGGGGCTTGGGCCGGCGCCCGGCCGGCGCCGCCCGACCTGATCGCACCCATCCCCCTGTCACCGCAGCGGCTGGCCGCGCGCGGCTTCAACCAGGCCTGGGAAATCGCGCGGCCGCTGGCGCGCCACCTGGGCCTGCGCCCGACCCGGTGCTGCTGCAGCGCCAGCGCGACACCGGCAGCCAGCGCGCGCTGGACCTGGCCGCCCGGCAGGTGA
- a CDS encoding methyltransferase domain-containing protein has translation MSLHAADSPDAFLPPARLTRLAFDRRSRGFGQLDFLLGEIGRRMQERMEVIRLAPQRALDIGCGHGQGLAGLRDRFPDAQIAGLDISGAMLAEAGQRDPQRRPGWIGRMLGKRPLFDLVQGDLATLPFAPASFDLLWSNLALHWHPEPHRVFPEWHRVARDEGLVLFSLFGPDTLKELRAAFAEVDEAPHTLRFVDMHDIGDMLVHSGWSTPVMDMETLTVTYESPATLLREVQAFGGLRGPAAALPQGLRGRGWYQALAQALERRRNADGVIPLTFEIVYGHAWKLAPRGGQAVDDQGRAVVPLDQIGRARPRRTS, from the coding sequence GTGTCCCTGCATGCCGCTGATTCCCCCGATGCCTTCCTGCCCCCCGCGCGCCTGACCCGGCTCGCCTTCGACCGGCGCAGCCGCGGCTTCGGCCAGCTGGACTTCCTGCTGGGCGAAATCGGCCGCCGCATGCAGGAGCGCATGGAAGTGATCCGCCTGGCGCCGCAGCGCGCGCTGGATATCGGCTGCGGCCACGGCCAGGGCCTGGCCGGGCTGCGCGACCGCTTCCCGGATGCGCAGATTGCCGGGCTGGACATCTCCGGCGCGATGCTGGCCGAGGCCGGCCAGCGCGACCCGCAGCGCCGGCCCGGCTGGATCGGCCGCATGCTGGGCAAGCGGCCGCTCTTTGACCTGGTCCAGGGCGATCTTGCCACACTGCCTTTTGCGCCCGCGAGCTTCGACCTGCTGTGGTCCAACCTGGCGCTGCACTGGCATCCGGAGCCGCACCGCGTGTTCCCGGAGTGGCACCGCGTGGCGCGCGACGAAGGGCTGGTGCTGTTCTCGCTGTTCGGCCCGGACACCCTGAAGGAGCTGCGCGCGGCCTTTGCCGAAGTCGACGAAGCTCCCCATACGTTGCGCTTTGTCGACATGCACGATATCGGCGACATGCTGGTGCACAGCGGCTGGTCCACCCCGGTGATGGACATGGAGACGCTGACCGTGACCTACGAGTCCCCCGCCACGCTGCTGCGCGAGGTGCAGGCCTTCGGCGGCCTGCGCGGGCCGGCCGCTGCGCTGCCGCAGGGCCTGCGCGGCCGCGGCTGGTACCAGGCGCTGGCGCAGGCGCTGGAGCGGCGGCGCAACGCCGACGGCGTGATCCCGCTCACCTTCGAGATCGTCTACGGCCACGCCTGGAAGCTGGCCCCGCGTGGCGGCCAGGCGGTCGACGACCAGGGCCGCGCGGTGGTGCCGCTGGACCAGATCGGCCGTGCAAGGCCGCGCCGGACAAGTTAA
- a CDS encoding DUF2244 domain-containing protein codes for MQDLGIALQTAGGDSGGNLDGPLPAPHDWLMKRNCSLSPRQVGWFYLSILTVSLAIALFFAWQGSWLVLPFASIELIGLGIALLVYARHATDYERVSITDGMLVVETASGTKVTRREFNPRWVRVELGESFRALVTLRSGGREVQVGCYVDPYRRRKFAQELAAALRRL; via the coding sequence ATGCAAGACTTGGGTATCGCACTCCAGACGGCAGGTGGTGACTCCGGCGGAAATCTCGACGGACCTCTCCCCGCGCCCCACGACTGGCTGATGAAGCGGAATTGCTCGCTGTCTCCACGCCAGGTCGGCTGGTTTTACCTCTCGATCCTCACGGTTTCGCTTGCCATCGCGTTGTTTTTCGCGTGGCAAGGGTCCTGGCTCGTGCTGCCATTTGCCAGCATCGAGCTGATCGGGCTGGGGATCGCGCTGCTGGTGTATGCGCGCCATGCGACAGATTATGAGCGCGTCAGCATTACCGACGGCATGCTGGTCGTGGAGACAGCCAGCGGCACAAAGGTGACGCGCCGGGAATTCAACCCGCGCTGGGTGCGGGTCGAACTGGGTGAATCGTTCCGCGCGCTGGTGACGCTGCGCTCGGGCGGGCGTGAGGTACAGGTGGGGTGTTACGTGGACCCGTACCGGCGACGCAAGTTCGCGCAGGAGCTCGCAGCGGCCTTGCGCCGCCTCTGA
- the coxB gene encoding cytochrome c oxidase subunit II, with product MKMWKKASAVCLAGASLLASQTASAVSDMPGGPAVRQLNLTEPVTKIAEQIHWLNWMMLIMCTVIFIAVFSVMFYSVFKHRKSKGAKPAAFHESITVEVIWTIVPFIIVIAMALPATKTVVAMKDTTNSDVTIKATGYQWKWGYDYLKGEGEGISFVSTLTTPREQINNEQPKSNTYLMEVDNELVVPVNKKIRIVTTANDVIHAWMIPAFGVKQDAIPGFVRDTWFKAEKIGVYRGQCAELCGKEHAFMPIVVRVVSDADYTKWVDGKKKELAAKADDPNKTWTLDEAKVRGEKIYAANCAVCHQPNGKGGGAFPALDGSKVVNGPKAGQMHILLEGKGGMPSWKQLSDTELAMVMTYTRNAWSNKTGEVIQPSDFVGARAGKFPEGGGAAGGEAPKAEAKPADKADKQASLAGNRVAG from the coding sequence ATGAAAATGTGGAAGAAGGCATCCGCAGTTTGTCTGGCCGGCGCGTCCCTGCTTGCCAGCCAGACGGCGTCCGCGGTCAGCGACATGCCGGGCGGCCCCGCCGTGCGCCAGCTCAACCTGACCGAGCCGGTTACCAAGATCGCCGAACAGATTCACTGGCTGAACTGGATGATGCTGATCATGTGCACGGTGATCTTCATCGCGGTATTCAGCGTGATGTTCTATTCCGTCTTCAAGCACCGCAAGTCCAAGGGTGCGAAGCCTGCTGCCTTCCACGAGAGCATCACGGTCGAAGTGATCTGGACCATCGTCCCGTTCATCATCGTGATTGCGATGGCCCTGCCGGCGACCAAGACCGTGGTGGCGATGAAGGACACCACCAACTCCGACGTCACCATCAAGGCCACCGGCTACCAGTGGAAGTGGGGCTATGACTACCTGAAGGGCGAAGGCGAAGGCATCTCCTTCGTGTCGACCCTGACCACCCCGCGCGAGCAGATCAACAACGAGCAGCCCAAGTCGAACACCTACCTGATGGAGGTGGACAACGAGCTGGTCGTGCCGGTCAACAAGAAGATCCGCATCGTTACCACTGCCAACGACGTGATCCACGCCTGGATGATCCCGGCCTTCGGCGTCAAGCAGGATGCGATCCCCGGCTTTGTGCGCGACACCTGGTTCAAGGCCGAGAAGATCGGCGTGTACCGCGGCCAGTGCGCCGAGCTGTGCGGCAAGGAACACGCCTTCATGCCGATCGTGGTGCGCGTGGTTTCGGACGCCGACTACACCAAGTGGGTCGACGGCAAGAAGAAGGAGCTGGCGGCCAAGGCCGACGATCCCAACAAGACCTGGACGCTGGACGAGGCCAAGGTGCGCGGCGAGAAGATCTACGCAGCCAACTGCGCGGTCTGCCACCAGCCCAACGGCAAGGGCGGCGGCGCCTTCCCGGCGCTGGACGGCTCCAAGGTGGTGAACGGCCCCAAGGCCGGCCAGATGCACATCCTGCTCGAAGGCAAGGGCGGCATGCCGTCGTGGAAGCAGCTCTCGGATACCGAGCTGGCCATGGTCATGACCTATACGCGCAACGCCTGGAGCAACAAGACGGGTGAAGTGATCCAGCCGAGCGACTTCGTGGGTGCCCGCGCGGGCAAGTTCCCCGAGGGCGGCGGCGCGGCCGGCGGCGAAGCGCCGAAGGCCGAAGCCAAGCCGGCCGACAAGGCTGACAAGCAGGCCAGCCTCGCGGGCAACCGCGTCGCGGGCTGA
- the ctaD gene encoding cytochrome c oxidase subunit I has product MSTATPDALAHPHDHAHDDHAHDHPHGWRRWLFATNHKDIGTLYLLFSFIMLLSGGLLALLIRLELFEPGLQFFRPELFNQFTTMHGLVMVFGAIMPAFVGFANWMIPLQIGASDMAFARMNNFSFWLMPPAALLLAGSFLVPGGATAAGWTLYAPLSVQMGPGMDMAIFAMHIMGASSIMGSINIIVTILNMRAPGMTLMKMPMFCWTWLITAYLLIAVMPVLAGAITMVLTDRHFGTSFFSAAGGGDPVMYQHIFWFFGHPEVYIMILPAFGIVSQVVPAFARKRLFGYSSMVYATASIAILSFIVWAHHMFTTGMPVTGQLFFMYATMLIAVPTAVKIFNWIATMWRGSMTFETPMLFSIGFIFVFTIGGFTGLMPAVAPIDIQLQDTYFIVAHFHYVLVAGSLFALFAGFYYWGPKWSGFMYNETRGQIHFWGSIIFFNVTFFPMHFLGLAGMPRRYADYPTQFADFNAIASIGALGFGLMQVYFFFFVVLPSYRGGEKAADKPWDGAEGLEWTVPSPAPFHTFEVPPQVR; this is encoded by the coding sequence ATGAGTACTGCTACCCCGGACGCGCTCGCCCATCCGCACGATCACGCGCATGACGACCACGCGCACGACCACCCGCATGGCTGGCGCCGCTGGCTGTTCGCGACCAACCACAAGGACATCGGTACGCTGTACCTGCTGTTCTCGTTCATCATGCTGCTATCGGGCGGCTTGCTGGCACTGCTGATCCGCCTGGAGCTGTTCGAGCCGGGCCTGCAGTTCTTCCGCCCCGAGCTGTTCAACCAGTTCACCACCATGCACGGCCTGGTGATGGTGTTCGGCGCGATCATGCCGGCCTTCGTCGGCTTCGCCAACTGGATGATCCCGCTGCAGATCGGCGCGTCCGACATGGCGTTCGCGCGCATGAACAACTTCAGCTTCTGGCTGATGCCGCCGGCCGCGCTGCTGCTGGCCGGCTCGTTCCTGGTCCCGGGCGGCGCCACCGCCGCCGGCTGGACCCTGTACGCGCCGCTGTCGGTGCAGATGGGCCCGGGCATGGACATGGCCATCTTCGCGATGCACATCATGGGTGCATCGTCGATCATGGGCTCGATCAACATCATCGTGACCATCCTCAACATGCGCGCCCCGGGCATGACGCTGATGAAGATGCCGATGTTCTGCTGGACCTGGCTGATCACCGCCTACCTGCTGATCGCCGTGATGCCCGTGCTGGCTGGCGCCATCACCATGGTGCTGACCGACCGCCATTTCGGCACGAGCTTCTTCTCGGCCGCCGGCGGCGGCGACCCGGTGATGTACCAGCACATCTTCTGGTTCTTCGGCCACCCCGAGGTGTACATCATGATCCTGCCGGCCTTCGGGATCGTCTCGCAGGTGGTGCCGGCGTTTGCCCGCAAGCGCCTGTTCGGCTACAGCTCGATGGTGTACGCCACCGCCTCGATCGCCATCCTGTCGTTCATCGTGTGGGCCCACCACATGTTCACGACCGGCATGCCGGTGACCGGCCAGCTGTTCTTCATGTACGCGACCATGCTGATCGCGGTGCCCACCGCCGTGAAGATCTTCAACTGGATCGCCACCATGTGGCGCGGCTCGATGACCTTCGAGACCCCGATGCTGTTCTCGATCGGCTTCATCTTCGTGTTCACCATCGGCGGCTTCACCGGCCTGATGCCGGCCGTGGCCCCGATCGACATCCAGCTGCAGGACACCTACTTCATCGTGGCGCACTTCCACTATGTGCTGGTGGCCGGCTCGCTGTTCGCGCTGTTCGCGGGCTTCTACTACTGGGGTCCGAAGTGGAGCGGTTTCATGTACAACGAAACCCGCGGCCAGATCCACTTCTGGGGCTCGATCATCTTCTTCAATGTCACCTTCTTCCCGATGCACTTCCTGGGTCTGGCCGGCATGCCGCGTCGCTATGCCGACTATCCGACCCAGTTCGCGGATTTCAACGCGATCGCGTCGATCGGTGCGCTGGGCTTCGGCCTGATGCAGGTGTACTTCTTCTTCTTCGTGGTGCTGCCGTCGTACCGCGGTGGCGAGAAGGCCGCCGACAAGCCCTGGGATGGCGCCGAGGGCCTGGAGTGGACCGTGCCGTCGCCGGCGCCGTTCCACACCTTTGAAGTTCCCCCGCAGGTCCGCTAA
- a CDS encoding cytochrome oxidase small assembly protein, translating to MQSPDKSPSRPDQKAANRRLGLILLSIVVVFFLGFFAKMMFLG from the coding sequence ATGCAGTCTCCAGACAAAAGCCCATCACGCCCGGACCAGAAGGCCGCCAACCGCCGCCTTGGCCTGATCCTGCTGTCGATCGTGGTGGTTTTCTTTCTGGGGTTCTTCGCCAAGATGATGTTTCTTGGCTGA
- a CDS encoding cytochrome c oxidase assembly protein, which yields MSNDQQAGREADKRFNRGMMLRLVVIVAVMFGFGYALVPLYKKICEITGINVITTRELHGAVKNTQVDKSRTITVEFDSNARGPFAFRPVKNSMEVHPGEMATIVYEVANGQPRDISAQAIPSYAPKQATQYFMKLECFCFKQQTLKAKEAREMPVVFVIDPALPKDVKNITLSYTFFEVGAPVAQAPEGQVAPQPAPAGKGI from the coding sequence ATGAGCAACGACCAGCAGGCTGGCAGGGAAGCGGACAAGCGGTTCAACCGCGGCATGATGCTGCGCCTGGTCGTGATCGTGGCCGTGATGTTCGGCTTCGGCTATGCGCTGGTGCCGCTGTACAAGAAGATCTGCGAGATCACCGGCATCAACGTGATCACCACGCGCGAGCTGCACGGCGCGGTGAAGAACACGCAGGTCGACAAGAGCCGCACCATCACGGTGGAGTTCGACTCCAACGCGCGCGGGCCCTTCGCCTTCCGGCCGGTGAAGAACAGCATGGAAGTGCACCCGGGCGAGATGGCGACGATCGTCTATGAGGTGGCCAACGGGCAGCCGCGCGATATCTCGGCGCAGGCCATCCCGAGCTACGCGCCCAAGCAGGCGACCCAGTATTTCATGAAGCTGGAGTGCTTCTGCTTCAAGCAGCAGACGCTCAAGGCGAAAGAGGCGCGCGAGATGCCGGTGGTGTTCGTGATCGATCCCGCGCTGCCCAAAGATGTGAAGAATATTACGCTGTCGTACACCTTCTTCGAGGTGGGTGCGCCGGTGGCGCAGGCGCCCGAGGGCCAGGTGGCGCCGCAGCCGGCACCGGCCGGCAAGGGCATCTGA
- a CDS encoding DUF2970 domain-containing protein: MDEMKDAVKRKMSFAQTMRAVLWSFIGLRKGAEHERDMARLNPVHVVIAGVIAAAIFIAVLVVIVRIVVGQAAG, from the coding sequence ATGGATGAGATGAAGGACGCGGTCAAGCGCAAGATGTCGTTCGCGCAAACCATGCGCGCGGTGCTGTGGTCGTTCATCGGCCTGCGCAAAGGCGCCGAGCACGAGCGCGACATGGCCCGGTTAAACCCGGTGCATGTGGTGATCGCGGGCGTGATCGCGGCGGCCATCTTCATCGCGGTGCTGGTGGTCATCGTGCGCATCGTGGTGGGACAGGCAGCGGGATAG